GCCGACATCAGCACAGCGGTATCATCTTGCATGCGGGTTTCCTTTCTTCTCTGGGTCTTAGACACACCAAGAGTAGAAGGAAACCCGTTCTATTCCTCAAGACGGTCCGGGGCTCCCGCCCCCCGAAACCTTACGCGCTCACCTTGATCGTCAGCCGATGGACAGCTCGAGCCCGTACGCGAGCCCGAGGAGCCCGTGAAACGCTGCGAACGCGAGCAGGACCCATGCGCCCCGCTTGTGCACCTTGAGGTGAAGCGGTCCCTTGAACTTGATCTTGCGCATTCCTTGGAGAACCTGGAGCCCCATCAGCACGAACAGCACCATCCCGCCGAACACGAGCGTTTCCGGCTTGACTATGAATCCGAAGATCATCGCGGGTCCTTTCGCGAACCACAAGCCCGACAGGAACGTCAATACAGGGTACAAGACGAGAGGAGGTGACGACCATGAAGCGTTCCCCACGTGCAGTACGGCTCACGCTCGGCGCGGTGGTCCTCGGCGCCATGGCTCTGGCTGCTGCCCTCGCAGCCTGCTCGGTGGCGCCGCCCGCCGAGCCACCCGGCATCGAGGGCGTCGTGACCGATGTCACCCAAGGCGAGGGCGGTGCTCTCACGATCCTCGTCGAAGTCCCCGCGGACCTGGTCGGCTCTTCAGAGGCGTCCGAGTTCGTCTCAGACAAGGCGAGCGTCACCTTGGATGACGCGACCACGGTGCTCGACAGCTCGGGTGCGGCTACGAGCAGGGCAGCGCTCGAGAAGCCCAGCGCCATCGTGCGCGTGTGGTTCAAGGGTCCCGTCGCCGAGAGCTATCCGGTGCAAGGCGTAGCCGAAGCCGTCCAGATTCTTGGAGAGTCCAGCGAGCAACCCGTCGATCAGAGTCCCCCACCAGCCGGTAGCGGGTCCGAACTGCAGCTGACCGAATCGGACGCGGGCTCCTCGCGCACCATTGGGGTCGGCGACACGCTCAGCGTCACCCTCGCCGCCAATCCCACCACCGGCTACACCTGGGCGCTCGACGGCGCACTGCCCACGACGCTCGAACAGGTCGGTGATCCGGCGTACACAGCCGAGTCTGACGCGCTGGGAGCGGGAGGTGCCGAGACGTGGACGTTTCGCGCCGTCTCTGCAGGTGAGAGCGAGCTCAAGCTCAAGTACTGGCGCAGTTTCGAGCCGGACACCGCACCCGAACGGACCTTCGCCGTCTCGCTGCTCGTCCAGTAGCGCGGACCCGCGACTAGGCCAGGGGAATCCGTATGGTGAATCGTGTGCCGCCGCCCGATCGTGGCTCGGCGAGGATTGCTCCCTTGTGGCGCTCGGCGATCTCCTTGGTGACCGCCAGGCCGATGCCGAGTCCCCCGGTCGAACGGGCGCGTGCATCGTCAGCACGCCAGAACCGGCTGAACAGGTGCGACATGTCTTCTTCGCTGATGCCGATTCCGGTGTCTTCGACCTCGACGAGTGCGAAGCCAGCGTTCCGCTTCAATCGAACCGCGACCGAGCCGCCAGCCGGTGTGTAGCGTGCCGCGTTACTGAGCAGGTTGCTGAACGCCTGCCGCAGTCGATCGGCGTCGCCGACGACCGCGAACCCATGCGGCACCGAAGCGGACAGTTCCAGCTCCGAGGCCTCGAAGAGCGCTTCGTGCATTTCGACCGCAACGCTGAGCGGTTCGGCAAGATCGATGCGGCGCAGATCGAACGGCAGCGAACCGCGCTCGAGTCTGGTCAGCTCGAGGATCGCGTCGGCCAGACGACCGAGCCGCACCGTCTCGTCGCGGACGATGCCCAGCCGCTCCTCGTCGGCCGGCAAGACACCATCCTGCATCGCTTCCACGGTGGCCTGGATCGCCTGGAGCGGCGTGCGCAGCTCGTGCGCGACGTCGGCGGTCAGACGCTGCTCCAGCTCGCGGTCCGCCTCGATCGCGGCCGCCATCTCGTCGATTGTGCGGCCCAGCACCGCGATCTCATCCTCGCCGGTCATGTTCGTGCGCGCCGCGCGATCACCCTGGCGCAGAGCGCGCGCGGTCGCGGTGATCCGCTCGATCGGCTGCACGAGTCGGCTCGCGTATCCCAGCCCCGCGATGGACGCAAGCGCGATGGCCACCAGCGCGGCGATACCCAGCGCTCGCACGGACGCGTCGCGGAACTGCGCGTCGCGCTCGGTCAGCACCGCCCCGGGCCCGAACGCCCACACCCGCACGGAACCGACCTGCTGGCCCTCCACGACGATGGGTGCGGTCACCACGGGTCCTTCGGGCTGAAGAACCGTCTGCTGCTGGTCCTGCCCGGTCTGTTCCTGTCCCACGGAGGTCGTGTCGTCGTAGATCAGGTTGCCCGCGTCGTCGAGAATCTGCACGGCGATGCCTCGCATGGGCCCAAAACGCGGAATCGTGGACAGCGTCTGAATCGTCCATCCGCCATACAGCGGGTACGCCTCGACGGCGACCTGCGCCACACCGTCCGCAACCCGCTGCAGGTTGTCACGCAGGTACCGATCGAACTCGACGTTCCACGAGGCCGAGATCAGCACCGCGGCCAGCAGCGCCGTCAAGGCGGCGACGGCGGCGAAGGCGATGGCGAGCCGTCGCGAGAACGTACCGTGACCCCGCTGCACCGCAGGAGCGAGTGCGATCGAGGGCTCCTGCTCAGTCATCGTCGGACTTGGGTGCCTCGAAACGATATCCGACACCGTGGACCGTATAGATGAACGTGGGCTCCTTCGGGTCATCGTCGAGCTTCGCACGCAGGTTCTTGACGTGCGAATCGATGGTGCGCTCGTAACCCTCGAAGTCATACCCGAGGACCTTCTCCACCAGCTCCATACGCGAGTACACCCGACCCGGATAGCGCGACAGCGTCAAGAGCAGCTTGAACTCGCTGGCGGTCAGGTCGAGTTCGTTCTCGTCGAGGAAGGCCTTGTGACCGGCGACGTCGATCTCGAGCGAGCCGAACACCAGACGGTCGCGCTGCGGCTCCTCGGTGACCTTGGCGCGCCGCATCAGCGCACGCACGCGGGCCACCAGCTCGCGCGGCGAGAACGGCTTGACGAGGTAGTCATCCGCCCCGAGTTCCAGCCCGCGCACGCGATCTTCGAGTTCGCCCTTGGCCGTGAGCATGATGATGGGAACGTCCGAGGCATCACGGATCACGCGGCACACCTGCTCGCCGGACACTCTCGGCAGCATGAGGTCGAGGACGACCAGATCGAAACGCTGCTTCGAGAACTGCTCGAGCGCGATCTGGCCGTCGGCCGCCGCGGTGACCCAGTAGCCTTCACGCTCGAGATACGCTGACACGGCTTCGCGAATCGTCTTCTCGTCTTCGACGAAGAGTATTCGACGGGGCTCGGTGACCATTCCGACCTCCTGGACGCGCGTTTCGGCAGGTGAGTGTGCTCGACATGGAGTGTATGCCCCCGGCGCGGCGCGGCAGCACCCGTCCACCGAATCTACACCCTGCCCCCGCAGGAGGCGCACGGAACCCCGACCGATCTGCGGGCATCTCGTCAGACAGGCACCAGCTCTGACGTACACGCCGGGCACCGTGTGGCGTCGTTGGAGATCTCGGTCGTGCAGTACGGGCACGCGTGCGTCGTCGGGTCGGGTTCGCGGTTCAGACGTGCTATGAACTTGACCACGACGAAGAGCGCTACGGCCACCGCCAGAAAGTTGATGACTGCACCGACGACCGAGCCCCAAGCGAACGTGACTCCCGCGATCGTCACCATCTGCTCGTTGAGGTTGATGCCTCCGAGCAAGACACCGATGAGCGGGTTGAGAATCCCCTCCACCACCGACGTGACGATGGCGTTGAAAGCCACGCCCATGACCACGCCTACCGCGAGCACGATGGCATTGCCCTTCAGCGCGAAATCTCGGAACTCCTGAAACATCGCCCCTCCCCTCGATCGTCACCCGTTACGAATCGGTCGCGACCGTACCGCAGCCGGCTAGCGGTTGAATACCGCAAGCTGCGAAAGGGCCACGAACACGGCCACGATGGTCGCCCACAGCATTCCCGTGACAAGGCCACCGATGCCGATGGAGACCGCGGCCACAGCCCCGACCGTGCCCCCGCGATGGCCCCCCGAAGCGCGCCGCACCGCTTCGGCGGTCAGCGATCCCCACAGGATGCCGACGATGAAGGGGAACCAACCCGAGCCGAAGAACGCCACCACGAACGCGCCGCCGACCCCGACGACCACGCCGGCGATGATGGCGAACGCGAGCTGTCTGGGCTTCACGTAGCGCAGCTGTCCCGGAGCGGCTTTGGCATGCTCGGGGCACTTGTAGCCGACCGGCGTCAGCACCATCTCCTTGGGGCAAATGGGCTTGCCGCACTCGGTGCATGACAGTTCGGTCTCGACATCCGGGTGATAGGAACAACGTGCCATAGCGCTGCTCACTCCTTTGCGGTGGGACCTTGTGCGGTGATGGTACCGCTACACTCGTGCCATGGGGAATTCGGAGAACATCTCACCACGGCGTCAGCGCGTGCTCGCCTACGACGCCCTGAGGGCATTCTCGATCCTCAGCGTCGTGGCGATTCACTGCTTCATGCCGCTGCGATCGGTGCTTCCCGATACCTCGCTGCAGCTGATAATCGACGACCTGCTCCACTATGCGGTCCCGGTCTTTGTCTTCATCTCAGGAGCACTCGTCTGGGGTCGCCCCCTGCGCACGACCTACATGCGGTTCCTCTTCGAGCGTCTTCGGTGGGTCGGGCTGCCGTACCTGGCCTGGGCTCTCGCCTACCTTGCGCTCCTTCTGCTCACCACAGACGCCCTGGGCTCAACACTGCTTCGTGCCCCCTGGCTACTGCTGACCGGACACGTCTGGTACCACCTGTACTTCATCCCGATGCTCCTCGGCTTCTACCTCATGACCCCGGTCGCCGTGCGCCTCATCCATCGATGGCCGTCCGCGACGCTCGTGATGGTCTACGCCGTCAGAATCGAACTGTGGCCGACCGCCTCAGCGTGGCTGCGCGTGAACGCGCCTGAGCTGGCGTGGTCGTACGCGACCCATCTCGCGACCCACCTGCCCCACATGGTGCTCGGCGCCTGGTTCGCGCTCATGCTGCCAAAGATCCCGCAGCGCGTCATCGGGGCATGGTTGGCGCCGCTGGGGCTGGGCACCGCGATCCTGCTCGCTCGGATCCTGGGAGTCGTGCCCCGCGCGCACAGTCCGGCGGCGTACGCGTTGGGCATGGCCGCCACCGTGTTGGGCATGGCGTTCGCCGCCTACTCACTTGAGCCGCGCTTTGACCGCTTCGAGCGCGTCGTGGTCGCGGGGGCCGCACTGTCGTTCGGCGTCTACTTCGTTCATCCGATGTGGCTGCTGGCGCTCGAGCGCGGAGTGAGCGCCGCAAGCGCCGAGTCGCTCTGGATGCGCTGGTGGGCCGTGCCCGTGGCGTGGGCGCTTGTCTCGGCGGCGAGCTATGCAACCGCGTGGCTTCTCGCCCGCAGTGGCCGAACCGCATGGCTCGTGGGGGTCAAGGCGGGTACCGGCGGCTAGCGCGAGGCCTTCGGGGCGGGTACGATGCCGCAACCATAGATTAAGGGGTGCACCATGCCGCACGACCACGTGACCGCACTGAGGCTTCTTGCTGAGGGCAACCGTCGCTTCTCTGAGGGCCAGGGTCGGGCCGGATGGACCGCCGAGCAGCGTGCGGCGTCGCTTGAGGGACAGCAGCCGTGGGCAGCGATCGTCGGATGCTCCGATTCACGCGTGCCGGTCGAGGCGGTTTTCGACGCCGGCCCCGGCGAGCTCTTTGTGGTGCGAACCGCAGGACACGTGCTCGCCCAAGCAAGCTTGGCGTCGCTCAGGTTCGCTGTCGAGAATCTGGGCGTCCGCACCGTCGTCGTGCTGGGCCACGAAGACTGCGGGGCCGTGAAGGCGACGCTCGCGGGCGGCGCGCCGGAGTGGCTCAGCCCCATCACGCGGCACATCCGCGTGGAAGGCCTCGACCCGGCGAAGGCGCCCGCTGATGCCGACGACCCGATGCTGGCTGTCGCGGTCGATGAACACGTCCGCGACACCGTTGACGAGCTGGTCGCATTCTTCGCTGAAGCCGACCTCGGGTTCGACACGCCCCACGTCAGCGGCGGCGCCTACAAGCTCGCAAGCGGCGAGGTCCAGTGGCTGTAGGCGTTTCGCGCCCCTACTGAGGCGGCTCGGGCGCAACCACCTCGCCGGTCAGCGCGTCCATGCGTGACGAGACGTACTCCGCACTCGACGTGTAGAAGAGCGAGTAGCTCCAGTACGGCCCGGTCGCGTCGATCACGCTGTGATTGAGCGCGAGGCGCGGGTCCTTCGTCTTGGCGAGATCGTAGCGAGTCGCGAGATCGGCCTTGCCGCGGGTCACGGCATCGTCGCTGTCGATCACGTCGTACGGCATCGGCTTCGAGTATTCGCCGACGAACGACTTCACGCCCTCGCCGGTGACCTCCTTCTGTTCCGTCACCTTGCCCCACGCGTCGACGTCCATGAGCAAGACGACATCGGCGTCGGGCTTGTCGATAAAGGTGAGTCGCCACGTGCTGGGGACTCCGTCGTCGTTGACCATGTCGCCCACCGCGCTCGTGAGGTAGGCGCCTTCGCGCCACGCCTGAGCAGGAGGCAGCGCACGGCGCCAGATCTCGCGGAATGTGTAGGTTGCCGGTCCGCCTCCGCCTTCGGCGATCTCGCGTCCCGGTGGAATCTCCTCACCTGCGCCCGACGCCGCCTCGGTCGGAGCCGGTGGCGCGGTGGTCGGCTCGGACTCACCACCACCCGAAGCAGGATCGCCCCCCGAGGCGCACCCGAGCGGCGCCCACGCGACTGCGGTCAGCAAGAGAACAAGCACCACCCAACGCCACAACGGTTTCGCCGCCATGACATCGCCCCCCTTCGTCGAGCACGACGAATATACCCAGCGCGCAGGATTCGCGCGTTGCGGTGGGGCTGCGAACAGCGCCTGACTCAGGGGTGGGCCGAGCGGACGAGAACTAGTCCTCGCGCTTGGTGACCTCGATGAGGTGGTAGCCGAACTGCGTCTGCACGGGACCATGAACGACTCCGACGGCGTCGTTGAAGCAGACGTCGTTGAACTCCTTGACCATCTGGCCGGGCATGAACTCGCCCAGGTCGCCACCGCGGGCTCCGGACGGGCACTTCGAGTTCTCGCGGGCGACATCGGCGAAGTCGGCTCCACCGGCGATCTTCTGCTTGAGGTCGTTGGCCTCCTCCTCGGTCACGACGAGGATGTGGCGGGCTTGTGCGCGGGGCATAGGTGCTCCTTTCGAGCGGATGCAACTGATTCTCGCCGCTATAGTACGCGAACGCGATGACCTCGTGACAGCGGGAAAGTGCCCCGCGTGACTACCGATTGCAGCGTACCCCTGCTACCGTTGCGTGGGCACTGCTTCTTCGCACGAAACGTCGGAAGGGCACCACATGAGAACGGACGTCGTCTTCACGCTCACCGGGCCCGACCGCGTCGGTCTTGTCGAAGAGGTCACCGGCTCCATGCTCGGCTTGGGCGCAAACGTCGGCGGCAGCCGTATGGCGCGTCTGGGCGGCGCCTTCGCAATCCTCATGCAGGTGTCGTTGCCGGTCGAAGCGCTCGTCGACCTCGATGCGGCGTTCGCTCCGCTCACTGCTGCCGGCTATGCGATCACGACGAGCGCCGACACGGCGCAAGCCTCAGGGGAGGTGCCTGGCCACGTCGGCACCTCCTACCGCATCGAGGTCTCGGGAGCGGACCACGAGGGGATCGTTCACGACATCGCCGCGGGCCTCGCGGCTGCAGGCATCAACATCGAGTCGATGGAGACCCGTATCGTGGCAGCGCCTATCAGCGGCGCACCACTGTTCGAGATGACCGCACTCGTGTCCGTGCCGACCGACGTCGATGGAACGGGCTGGATCGCCACGCTCACCGAGGCGGCGGCGCGCGCGAACGTCGACGTCGAGGTCTCGCCGGGCGCGTAGCTACCGCCTGCGCCCGTCTCGCCCGCACCGCTCGCAGGCGGGCGGACGCCGCTCACGGACGACCCCCTCGGCGAAGCGCGACTATCCGTGCATAGTCGGCTTCAACCATGCGCTATCGAGGGAACCGGGGAGCCTGTCATGCAGTTGATCAGCCCTGTCGTGAACCGTTGGATCGAGGATGGCCTGGGCGCACCCGAGGCCTTCTGGGGTCGCGTCGCCGCCGATCTACCCTGGCTGCGCCCGTGGGACACCGTGTTCGAGCACGACTACCCGACCTTCCGCTGGTTCAGCGGTGGCCAGACGAACCTCGCGTACAGCGCACTCGATCACCACATCGAGCGTGGACGCGGCGACCACGAGGCCCTCGTCTACTTCAACGAACGTGGCGACGTGAAGCGGTTCACCTACGCCGAACTACTCGCCTTGGTCGAATCCATCGCCGCCGCGCTTCGGGGTATGGGTATCGAGAAGGGTGACCGCATCACCGTCTACATGCCGACGTGCCCGTGCGCGATAGCGCTGATGCTCGCCACCGTGCGCATCGGTGCGATCCACTCGGTGGTCTTCGCCGGCTTTGGCGAGCATGCGCTCGCGGACCGCGTGGAGGCGAGTGGCTCCAAGCTCGTATTCACCGCCGACATCACGTATCGGCGTGGCAAGGACGTACCGCTCAAGCCTATCGTCGACGAAGCGATGGACTCCGCAGGTCCAACCGTCGAGCACGTCATCGTCATGCGCCGAGGGGAAGCGGACGTGGCGATGACGCCAGGGCGCGACCTGTCCTGGGACGAGTTCCTCGGGCGAGGGACGGGGCACACCGGTGAGTACGTTCCGATGGAGGCGAACGAGCCGGCGTTCATCCTCGCCACCTCCGGTACCACCGCCAAACCGAAGCTCGCGGTCCACACCCACGGGGGCTACCAAGTCCACATCACGGCCATGGCTCGCTGGGTCTATGGCCTGCGTGAAGACGACGTGTGGTGGTCGGGCTCTGACATCGGGTGGATCGTCGGGCACAGCTACATCGTGTACGCGCCGCTCATCGTCGGCTGCACGACCGTCGCGTTCGAAGGAGCGCTCGACTGCCCGACGCCCGACGCCAACTGGCGCAAAGCGATCGAGGAGTTCGGCGTCACGGGGCTGTTCACGTCGCCCACGGCCGTCCGCCTGCTGATGCGCTACGGGGACAACCCCCTTGCCGACGTGGACTACTCGAACCTCGAGCGCGTGATGTGCGCGGGCGAAGTCCTGAACGCGCCGGCGTGGGACTGGCTGCAGAACCGCGTACTGAGAAACCGTGTGCCGGTCATCGATCACATGTGGCAGACCGAGACGGGCGGCCCGGTGTTCGGCAACCCGTACGGAATCGACTTGTTACCCATCAAGCCCGGGTCTGCAGGCATAGCGCTGCCTGGTATCGAGGCCGAAGTCGTCGACCACGACGGCAACCCGGTGCAACCCGGTGAAAAGGGCATCATGGTGCTCAAACGGCCGTTCCCGGGGCTCATCGCCTCATTGTGGGGCGAGCCGGAGCGCTACGGCCAGGACTACTGGGAGAGGTTTCGCGGCGTCTACTACACCGGCGATGCGGCGATGATCGACGAGGACGGCTACGCCTGGTTCGCGGGCCGAGCCGACGAGATCATCAAGATCGCCGACCATCGCATCGGCACCGTCGAAGTGGAGAGCGCGTTTCTCATGCACCCGTCCGTCGCGGAATCAGGCGTCATCGGACGCCCCGACGACCTGCGCGGCGAAGTCATCTCGGCGTTCGTGGTGCTGAAGCACGGTCTCGAGCCGTCCGACGAACTGAAGCAAGAGCTCCTTGCGACGGTCCGTCACGAACTGGGTCCGATAGCCGTGATCGGCGAGGTCAACTTCGTGAGCATGCTGCCCAAGACCAGGAGCGGCAAGATCATGCGCCGCGTGCTCAAGGCGGTCACCCTCGATGTCGAACCCGGCGACATCACGACCATCGAGGACGAGGGCTCGGTCGAAGACGCACGTCACGCATGGCACCAGATGAAGGCGGAACTGGGCTAGCCCAGCGCTCTCAGCCGCCCGAAAGCGAGGCAGTCCCCGCGGAATGCAGAGGGGGCAGCGTGGGCCGCCCCCTCGTTCATTCGATGCTGCAGAGTAACTGCGTGCTACGCGAGCGCCTTCGCCTTTTCAGGATGCGGCCCCCGGCCGCTCATGGGGTAAAGACCAACGACATGGTACCCGATATCCTGTCGCGGTATCGCTGTTTCCACCTCCGAAGGGGGCCCGCATGCGGTTTGTGCTCGCGCTTGACCAAGGAACCACCAGTTCGCGTGCGATCGTCTTCGACGAGCTTGGCGAGAAACGATCGCAGGTCCAGATTCCCCTACCGCTCATCTTCCCCGCGGCCGGATGGGTCGAGCAAGACCCCGGCCTGATGTGGGAGAACCAACTCAGCTGTGCCCGCCGGGCAATCGCCGAGGCCGGTCTCACCGCCGCTGACATGGCGGCGCTCGGCATCACGAACCAGCGCGAGACCACCATCGTGTGGGACCGCGTGACCGGTAAGCCGCTACACAACGCCATCGTGTGGCAGGACCGCCGCACCACCGACGTGTGCGATGGCCTGCTCGCGGCAGGGCACGGTCCGGCCGTTAGGGCCAAGACCGGACTGCCGATCGACCCGTACTTCTCGGCCACGAAGATCGCGTGGATCCTCGACAACGTCGCCGGAGCGCGCGAACGCGCCGAGGCCGGCGAGCTCGCCTTCGGGACCGTCGATACGTGGTTCCTGTGGCAGCTCACCGCCGGTGCGGTGCACGCCACTGATGTCACGAACGCCTCCCGAACGCTGCTGTACAACCTCGACGCGAGCAAGTGGGACGCCGAGCTGCTCGCACTGTTCAACGTGCCGGCCCCCGTGCTCCCGAACGTGGTTGCATCAAGCGAGATTGTCGGCCACACGGCTCCCGGTCTGTTCGACGCGGAGATTCCGATCGCTTCGCTCATCGGCGATCAGCAAGCCGCGCTCGTCGGCAACGGCTGCTTCGAAGCGGGAGACGCCAAGGCGACGTTCGGCACCGGGATCTTCGCTCTCATGCACACGGGCCGCTCGCGCGCGAGTTCTGAGACGCTCGCCACGACCGTAGCCGCGTCGTCGCCAGACGCCCTTGAGTTCGCGCTGGAGGGCTCGATCTTCATGGGCGGGGCGGTGGTGCAGTGGGTCGTCGAAGGGCTCAAGTTGGCGGACTCGCCGCAAGCGGCCCAAGCGCTCGCCGAGAGCGTGCCCGATAGCCACGGCGTCGTGTTCGTGCCGGCCCTCACGGGGCTCGGCGCACCCAATTGGGATCCGCTCGCACGGGGAGCGATCTTCGGACTGACTCGTGGCGCCACCGACGCACATGTTGCTCGGGCCGCCATGGAAGCGATTCCACTTCAACTTGCCGACCTGATGGAAGCGATGATCAGCGAGTCCGGCCATCCGCTGCACTCGCTGCGAGCCGACGGCGGCGTCACCGTGAACACACTCGTCATGCAGACTCTGGCCGACGTACTGGGAATCGAGGTCGCGTCCGCCCAGATGGCGGAGTCGACCGCCCTGGGGGCGGCGTACCTGGCTGGGCGTGCGGTGGGCGTGTGGAGTGGCCCGGAGGATCTGCCTATGCTGCGCGGTGTCGCGCGCATCTACGAGCCTGCGCGCGACCCTGACGCACTCGCACGGCTCGCCGACCTCAAGATCATGTGGGCGGAGGCTGTGAGGCGATCTCTGAAGTGGGAGCAGCCGTCGCGACCCCGATGATCCCGCTCGCGTAGAGCATCCAGCGGTGTCCATGGCGGGACGCCAGTCGCACGTTCGGCCCGCTTATACTACCGCTAGGATGCCGCCAGCAGGGCGGCCGTGGCACCAGCGAGGAGCGAGATGTCCGAACCGAAGAAGATCGTCGACCCAAATCCCGTGTCCGACAAGATGCTCGCCCGGATCGGTGGACTGACGCGCTTCATCGTCATCATCCCGGTCATCGGGCTGTTCGCCGGGGCCGTCGCACTGGTCATAACCGGAGCGATCAAGACCGTGAACGTCATTCTGTCCGTGGTGGGGGTCGTCGGAGAAGTTCCCACCATGAAAGAGGAGCTCGTCGCGTTCATCGAGATCGCTGACCTGTTCCTGCTCGCCGTGGTGCTCTACATCATCGCCTTGGGGCTGTTCGAGCTCTTCATCGAATCCGATCTGCGTCTCCCCGAATGGCTGCAGTTCAACGACCTCGACGACCTGAAGAACCGTCTCATCGGCGTCATCGTGGTGGTGTTGGCCGTTTCATTCCTCGGCACCGCCATCGAGCTGAAGGACCCTCAGGATCTTGCGTGGGTCGGCATCGGCACCGCAAGCATCATCGCCTCGCTCGCCTTCTTCCTGAAGAGCGGGCACAGCAAGTAGAGAGCGGCAGACGCCCTCGAGGGCCGCGGACCGCGGTAGCCGCGTGTACGGGATCTCGCGCACGGGGAACAGACTCACCGGAAGCTTGGTGGACTGCGACGAACGCGACACGACTCGGTGGAGGAGAACCACATGCGCATCGGGATCCTGGGCACCGGCCACGTGGGGATGTCGCTCGCGAACGGGTTCGCGCGCGTCGGACACGAGGTGACGCTGGGTAGTCGCGACCCGTCCGCCGAGACGGTCGTCGCATGGGCCGTCGAGGCACCCGGCAGACACGCGGGCACCTACCGCGAGGCAGCCGAGTTCGCCGAGGTCGTCATCACGGCACTCCCGGGCCGTCTTGCCGCCGAGACGATTCAGTCGATCGGTGTCGACGCCTTCGCAGGTCGGCTACTCATCGACACGAGCAATCCAGTGGCGTTCGGCCCGAAGGGCGCCGAGGCGGTGTATCCGGATGACGACTCAGCCGCCGAACACATTCAGCGGCTGTTGCCACAGACGCGCGTAGTCAAGGCGTTCAACCAGATCAGCGCCGAGCGCATGACGACGCCGGAGGTGGGGTCGGGGCCCGACAGGATGCGCATCTGCGGCAATGACGCGGAGGCGAAACGCATCGTCACCGAGCTCGTGGCGCAGTTCGGCTGGCCGGTCAGGGATCTAGGCGCTTTGTCCGTTGCCCGCAAGCTCGAGCGGGGCGTCATCGACTGGTTCGTGCGCGAGGCGCAGGGCGGCTAGAGCGGCCCGCGCGCGCTGCCGAGGCGCCTTCGGATCCGCCACACGACCACAGGCCCCAGCCGACGTGTGTACTCGATACGATCGCGCACGTAGCGGCGCAGTTCGGCGAGCTCCTGCGGTTCGAGCTCGCGCAGGAGGTTCTCGACCGACTCGATCGAGGTCGCCTCGCCCAGTTCGCGCAGGTGCTCGCTCGCGCTGCTCGGCAGTGCGGCGAGCTCGTCGCCGAACTCGCGCAACCGCTCGCGCGCGGCCTCAAGGCCGAGCGTCACGGGCTCTCGCTTCGCGGAGTCGAAGGCGGCGAACTCGTACTCGAAGGGAACCTCGCGCACCGGCACGCCGGCAAGCACGTGGACCTCGGCGTAGAGGTACTTGAAGGCAAGCCCCACGAGCCCCTCCTTCTCGATGCGCCGCATCGAAGTGGGCATGGGAGCGCCGTGCAGGATACGGAACTTGCCGTGCTGAGCGGCGCGCTGAGCGTAGTCGTGGTCCTCCGCAAGCACGACCGTCTCGTCGAAGCCGCCGATGCGCTCGTGGAGGTCGCGGCGCACAAGGATGCAGAAGCCCGGGGCGTGCGGCTGGATGTGCTGCATGAGCAGCAGGTAGAGGTTAGCCGCGTCACAGGCGAAGTCGTCGCCGGCGTCGCGCTCGATCGGCTCGATCTGACCCGCGGCGATATCGAGGTGGCGCTGCTCGAACTCCGCGAGGGCGCACTCGATCCAGTCGGTGGGAGGCTCGGTGTCGGCGTCGAGGAAGAGGATGAGATCGGTCGAGGCGATCGCTGCGCCCGCA
The window above is part of the Coriobacteriia bacterium genome. Proteins encoded here:
- a CDS encoding peptidylprolyl isomerase, translating into MPRAQARHILVVTEEEANDLKQKIAGGADFADVARENSKCPSGARGGDLGEFMPGQMVKEFNDVCFNDAVGVVHGPVQTQFGYHLIEVTKRED
- a CDS encoding ACT domain-containing protein, which gives rise to MRTDVVFTLTGPDRVGLVEEVTGSMLGLGANVGGSRMARLGGAFAILMQVSLPVEALVDLDAAFAPLTAAGYAITTSADTAQASGEVPGHVGTSYRIEVSGADHEGIVHDIAAGLAAAGINIESMETRIVAAPISGAPLFEMTALVSVPTDVDGTGWIATLTEAAARANVDVEVSPGA
- a CDS encoding acetate--CoA ligase, producing the protein MQLISPVVNRWIEDGLGAPEAFWGRVAADLPWLRPWDTVFEHDYPTFRWFSGGQTNLAYSALDHHIERGRGDHEALVYFNERGDVKRFTYAELLALVESIAAALRGMGIEKGDRITVYMPTCPCAIALMLATVRIGAIHSVVFAGFGEHALADRVEASGSKLVFTADITYRRGKDVPLKPIVDEAMDSAGPTVEHVIVMRRGEADVAMTPGRDLSWDEFLGRGTGHTGEYVPMEANEPAFILATSGTTAKPKLAVHTHGGYQVHITAMARWVYGLREDDVWWSGSDIGWIVGHSYIVYAPLIVGCTTVAFEGALDCPTPDANWRKAIEEFGVTGLFTSPTAVRLLMRYGDNPLADVDYSNLERVMCAGEVLNAPAWDWLQNRVLRNRVPVIDHMWQTETGGPVFGNPYGIDLLPIKPGSAGIALPGIEAEVVDHDGNPVQPGEKGIMVLKRPFPGLIASLWGEPERYGQDYWERFRGVYYTGDAAMIDEDGYAWFAGRADEIIKIADHRIGTVEVESAFLMHPSVAESGVIGRPDDLRGEVISAFVVLKHGLEPSDELKQELLATVRHELGPIAVIGEVNFVSMLPKTRSGKIMRRVLKAVTLDVEPGDITTIEDEGSVEDARHAWHQMKAELG
- the glpK gene encoding glycerol kinase GlpK; the encoded protein is MRFVLALDQGTTSSRAIVFDELGEKRSQVQIPLPLIFPAAGWVEQDPGLMWENQLSCARRAIAEAGLTAADMAALGITNQRETTIVWDRVTGKPLHNAIVWQDRRTTDVCDGLLAAGHGPAVRAKTGLPIDPYFSATKIAWILDNVAGARERAEAGELAFGTVDTWFLWQLTAGAVHATDVTNASRTLLYNLDASKWDAELLALFNVPAPVLPNVVASSEIVGHTAPGLFDAEIPIASLIGDQQAALVGNGCFEAGDAKATFGTGIFALMHTGRSRASSETLATTVAASSPDALEFALEGSIFMGGAVVQWVVEGLKLADSPQAAQALAESVPDSHGVVFVPALTGLGAPNWDPLARGAIFGLTRGATDAHVARAAMEAIPLQLADLMEAMISESGHPLHSLRADGGVTVNTLVMQTLADVLGIEVASAQMAESTALGAAYLAGRAVGVWSGPEDLPMLRGVARIYEPARDPDALARLADLKIMWAEAVRRSLKWEQPSRPR
- a CDS encoding YqhA family protein; amino-acid sequence: MSEPKKIVDPNPVSDKMLARIGGLTRFIVIIPVIGLFAGAVALVITGAIKTVNVILSVVGVVGEVPTMKEELVAFIEIADLFLLAVVLYIIALGLFELFIESDLRLPEWLQFNDLDDLKNRLIGVIVVVLAVSFLGTAIELKDPQDLAWVGIGTASIIASLAFFLKSGHSK
- a CDS encoding NAD(P)-binding domain-containing protein, with translation MRIGILGTGHVGMSLANGFARVGHEVTLGSRDPSAETVVAWAVEAPGRHAGTYREAAEFAEVVITALPGRLAAETIQSIGVDAFAGRLLIDTSNPVAFGPKGAEAVYPDDDSAAEHIQRLLPQTRVVKAFNQISAERMTTPEVGSGPDRMRICGNDAEAKRIVTELVAQFGWPVRDLGALSVARKLERGVIDWFVREAQGG